Below is a genomic region from Alosa alosa isolate M-15738 ecotype Scorff River chromosome 24, AALO_Geno_1.1, whole genome shotgun sequence.
aacaataacaaacaacatgtggtgacaaccacatggctaatttgcataaaaaggaggcgtggttatgacgtggtttatgacatttcagggggcggggcttattttgacagatagttcatgataattactactcacgggcctaccgggcccagggtcagggggccctgaagcccaagcctttgcatgaaatcattgcctcaatatcaacacatcaggatgtatggtgtatgaatctgattgaatttagtccatccccaaaatgcaccagtatacaggaaatcacatcaaacaaattaaaacatttctgaggaaggacccccaaaccccccttccacatgcgacaattagtggggggcccttaatacatctgggcccaggggcccgaaagttcctAATCCGTCCATGCTCACCGCTAGGTGGATGCCCAAGAAAAAGGATCCGAAGAGAGCCCTTGTAAGGGGTACTAAGAAGCTTACAGAGGCCTTCAGTAGAAGCCACGGGAGAAGACCAGCCGTTGCCTGGGCCTGGCTATGGGAGGAGTGCTAGCCTGAAGAGGATCTCGATGCAGTGGACACGGCGGAGAAGGGCTTCCCGCGACCGGGAGAGCGGCCTTGGAAGATGAGGTGGTGACGCCAACCTGGGCGCTGACTTCACCGTGAGAAGACCTTGAGCCCCTGGCTCCGCCAGGCAGCTTTAGGTCGTAGTTGGCGGTGGCCCTGTctgcggagcagagcagaggtggagcGGCTAGGAGGTGGTGCCTTGAGGATGGACGGTTGGCGGAGCCGTTTGAGGCACGACGGTTGGGCAGCTCCGGCGGAAGGGCCCTCTGAAAAACGGAACTCTAAGCCTTTGGGTGCTATTATCATCCCTGTCCTTCTGCTCTTTtagctgtgtatatatatatatatatatatatatatatatatatatatatatatatatgtaacatCACTGCCTTTGCATTACAGGCCTGCAgctatacatgtatacacagtttTAACCCAGCTTTGCAGTTACTGCTGATAACATCTAACAAATCACTGCCTTTTGCAGAAATCAGGGCTATAGTGGAGTTAAAGTCTGTGCCAGCACTACGCCAGGTGTTGGAGGAACATTGTGGTGGTGCACACTGCGGACCTGAGGGCTGGTGGTTGTGGTTGGGCCTGGTGGTTGTGGTTCCCCTGGGTGAGTAGGGCTCTTGCGGTGTGTGCACCCCACCTGCTGTGTTGCAGTGCCAGAGACTTTGCTAGACTGAATGTGTCGAGGacggcaatggcttgttgggggagctgTGTAACATCAGcgtgctggactgtgcttgaGATTCCCACAATGTTTCGCGctggggattctgggagaactttggggttattattatgtgtgcttgtgcctgTATGGTGCGGCTGCGTCCAACCCTATGTGTGTAAGGTGCGAGTGTTCTTGACTTCCCTGGCGTGTGCTATGTTCTGTGCCGATGTCCGATGGCTTTAATAAAGCTTTTGATTAGACAACGCTGTCTCATCAATCATTACactattaaatctgcttagcatcattagcatgctgcacatatttgttaaagctcttgcattcaagttgagtgatcatctcaataccaatgtttcccaaaagggcttGTCCCTACGAGAAGAGTattaccttaaacacacatgagaaaacttaacagtccaatcagtagactatgataagctagccaactatgcttctttgtgtacaatatttccaggcttcaaccagacagctcaatgtggtagagttgtaatagaaatagtaggcctaagctataggctaatctgcataacgtgtgctgtcataaatatcagacattcagtattctctcttttaatatcaggatataaaataatacagatatattatattgtaatcctctggtgttctaaggtaggctatgGAAATGTCTAGCCCGACCCCTCCAAAAAAATCGAGGTTTGTTTCAAACCGTGGGTCAACGGTCAAAAATTGTGATACGAATCGAATTgttaggttggtgtatcgttacagccctactgtatatcgctacagccctatcctccaaaaatctgtctaaattgGACCAAAAAActcagcttaatgagagtaaaaacgtgaccaaaccaagttaaaatagtgattttgaatcttgaaaatgtcagatatggactcagcatctccagtaacccctaaaaacatactatcattgaccattttggccaagcagctcttataatatgatcaatataggcggttatgctaatttatgctaattagctcaattacacaaattgcccaacatatgcaaattagcattcggcagtttctgcatgctgggaacccatactatatatttccatcataaaactttggtgtactcaacatttccgggtccaCAATGGGGCTCTATGGGCTGTCCACCGGACTATATGTTACTTTATCGTAGTATAATTGCTATCACTGTTTTCAGAACTAAAACATTTCTTATTAATTAAACGAGAAAAACTGCAGCAGTCCACCACTGAACGAGTTAGAGTTTTGTTTTAGAACAGGTTAACAGTAGCAGCTCACTTTGTTGTGGAAGTCAGGCTTACCCTCACAAAAACACCCGGGCCTCACCTGGTTCGCGGTGCGTGGTCGGCAGTCTGGGTGCACCTGGTTCCCCTCCAGGATATCTTCCACCTTCAGCAGCGCTGGCCTCCCCGCGCGTGTCTGTTGCAGGAGGTCACAGCTCCGCACCTCCCACAGCTCTGAGGGGGACATGAGGGGGAGGCGCACCATCTGAAGGAGTCTGGGCAGGTAGAACAGCCTCCCCTCACGGTCATCCTCTATCCAGCATAGCACTGCCCGAAACACCACTATCTACAGgtgcggggagagagagagagagagaaagagaaagagagagagagagagtggtagatggaaagaaacaaacagagagagacatggagaaagacagggaagagagagagagagagagagagagagagaataagagagacagagagacagccaTGGTTATTATAGATACAGAGTATCAGACAGAGAGgcgaaaaacagacagagagagaaagatgtaaTGACTAtatcaacaacaaacaacagctCCAAAGACTGAGTATATAGACGCTTCTGCTCTGACCTCACTCTCAGCACTGAGAGAGTCTCTCTCCAGCAGCCTCTCCAGCTGAGCGAGAGGCAGGTCGCAGAACTTCTCCCCCTCCGCCACGTTCTGGAAGTGGGCCAGGATGTAGCCCTCAGCCGCCTGCACCAGCTCCCCCAGCCCGTAGGCCTCGGCCAGGGCCAGCACGTCCAGGCAGGAGCTGTTGTCCATCCGCTCCTGCAGGAAGGCCAGGCAGAGCGACAGCGCCCCCTGGAGCTGGAACTGCATCGCTGCCTCGGTGACCTCCCACACGCAGGCCCAGCCCAGCTCCAGCGTGCCCGAGTAGAGGaagtccagcagggggcgcaGTGTGCTGGAGGTGACGCCGCGCAGGAACACCACGTCCTGGCCGCACTCGCGTAACCCTCCGCAGAAGAGGGCCCGGAAGTAGTCCCCACCGGCTGCCAGGACCACTCGGTGAGCTGTGAGAGAGGACGAGGGGAGAGTaaaaggtggggggaggggtgatAGAGTTatagaaaagaaagagggacagGTAAATGCAAAATGGAAAAGGTTTAGGGCTATCTGCGGTGGAACACGCCACCACCGGAAAAAAAATTCCGAGCCCAAATGAGGAAAAAAGTACCCGTAAAAAATACATTCTTATCAGCAGTGTAGACAAAGCAATTGACCTGGATTCCATTCACCAAAAAAGTCCACGCTAAGGACTATTTGTCATATTGCGTAGTCATGATGACACATCACTGCAGGGCCAGGGAACCTACTATATTTATACCACTATCAATTCAAGTAGATTCCGTGGGACTAAAAATAGAGCTAGATAGGTTAACTGAAATGTTTGATTCATTttagattattatttttatttatctcaACCAAAGTTCAGTGTACATATTTTGTTATGTATTATTATGCATTATCATACATTTTGTGGTTGCTTTTATGTTGAGCACAGAAAGAACCTAACCCACGAAGTTCTATGTCTAAATGTCATtttaaagataaaataaaataaataaaagaaagggggaaaaagaaagaaaaatctaCCTGGAATACACTCTCCATTCTCAGTTTTAATGAGGACGTCACAGCCTGCTCTGCTGACCCACAGTCTCCTGATGACCTCCAGGCTCTGCTTTCTCTCATTCGCCCCACAGGTGGCGCCATCTCCCTTACAGACCTGAGTCAGTCGCGGAACACCCAGATATCTGTCAAGAGACAAAAGGAGATAAATAACCACAGAATCACCATCCAAAAATAACCACAGATGTCTGAGTTAACCTAAGGTACAAAAGGGATATGTTTAAATATAAGTGTTCCCTGGGTTGTATCAGATTAAAGATTTATCATATAAATGCCAGAAGAGTGACATGCGACTGtcaaatacagaaaaaaacatctttCAAGACTAACATGTAAGTTTTTATTACTCTATTAAAATATTACTCTAATAAAATATGTCTTCTTTGACATAGTTCAACATTGCTAAGATTAAAATGTTAATTGTTACAAATTATTTGAGCACAGTCCTACAATACAGCTACAGTACCTTTACTTCATAAAATAACAGGAGAGTGTTACAAACAGAAAAAACCCAGATAATCCAACACCTTAGAGACGACACCTGCAAGCAGACGTTACAGCGTCCAGTGCCCCACCCTCAGCTGGTGACCCAAGAATCCCTCCGCAGTAAGCGAAATCCAGCAAAGCTCGAAGTCCCACCACTGTGACATGACCAGCAGACAACTGCTGCAGAGCCTCCTGAAGCCCTGCCTCTCCTGTGCGAAGCCACGCCTCCACCCTCTCACTCACAGCTGCCAGAACCACCCAGTGGAACCTGATGCAGTTACCACGGAGATGCAGGTCGCAGTCCGTCAGAAGCTCCTCACCCAGGAGACCTCGCAGGGCATTGAAGAGCGAATCACAGTGTGAGCTGAGAGAATAAGGGTGAAGGTCAGGATCAGAGGCGGGGCAAAGGGTAGGGGTAACTGTGGGGGGGTCAGGTGTTAAAGGTTGGGCGGCGGGGGGGTTTGGAGGCCCTGGGGTTGTTTTAGGAGAGGGGTGCAAGGACGAGGAGCTCTCTTCTCCTCGTCCACCTCGTCCTTTGTCCattacccccctctctcctcctcctcctcttccccctcttcgtCCACCTCTTATGTCCACTCTGTCCTCTGCGTTTGACTGAAACAAGGCCATTCGCTGGCGGATAGGCACATCTTTCTCAGGGTCCTGCTGAGTCTTCATTGGAGAGAACCTGGACATTGTCCTGACGTAATTGAGAAGGATTGTCCTGGAGGATATGACCAAATAGGGGACAACACAATATATAGTAGCATGTAATGAATATATTTGATTTAATAAAGAAAGAATTTTGCATTCAGCAAACTGCTCTGTACTTCTCCACTATACAGTTTTATAGTTCACTGacaagatctgtgtgtgtgtgtgtgtgtgtgagagagagtgagagagagagagagagagagagagagagagagaggcaggtataggggagagagggggatgttaGCATGTGCTGCTGTTGAATAAGTCAACATGACCCATGGGAGGATTTTAAAGCTACCAGCACACGGTGACGTGATTTGTTAAAGTAAGAGTTGTTCCTagaccaacattctaaagacggtcctggaccaacaactctttaaccaatcacagccttgtgatgtcatcaatgtgagccttttgcttctcccattgccattttgaaatttccCTCGAGAAACAACCAGTGGGTTACCATAATTTGTATCCCAATACAGGTAGGTccgtgtatatttgtgtgtaaaatagttgtaaaataaaataattctgAGTGGAATCTAAATATATGCACCTTAGATATTTTCGTTTTAGCCAACTTGGTTCCACGTTTGTCTAATGTTAGCTGCCAGGCTAGGGAccatacatttactgtaatacattagcttcctaataggtaattcagtggctatgcatcttttaaataacttattttgAAGGGATACATTATTTGAAgtagctttgaagctcatttagcaatcttgGTGCCGTTGTTATTATTTTAGAGGCTAGGCTAGGGAACATACATTTATGCTACCAAATTAGCTTGCTAATAAGTAGGTGCAGCATGAAGTGCCAAGCCGGTGTTATGTTAGTTCACTGGCTAAGGAGCACACTTTTGGACTACTAATGTAGCTTggtaataggctaaagcagtAGCTTTTGTTTGTACATGGTCCTGGAGCGACGTTGCCATGTTGGTCTTGGAATGTTCTTCCAGGACCGACTTTAGAATGTTGGcacaggaccgtctttacaatgttggtccaggacccacattgtcatgtttgtccaggaccgtcattacaatgttggtccaggacccacattgtcatgtttgtccaggaccgtctttacaatgttggtccagaacccacattgtcatgtttgtccaggatcgtcattacaatgttggtccagcaCCGTCtctacaatgttggtccaggacccacattgtcattttgtccagGACTGTCTTTAGAATTTTGGTCCAGCACCGTTTTTACAATGTTAATCCTGGACCAACATCGCCATGTtgatcctggaccaacattgtaaatacggtcctggaccaacatggtGATGTCACTCCTGGAAAATgtacaacaaacaaaagtgactgctttagcctattaccAAGAAGGGACCCAATAGTTGAATtagctttgaagctcatttagcaatcttgttgccatggtaattCATGCTAATTTAAGATGCTAGGCtaggtaaaatacaaaaaatagctTGCTAATAGGCAATACAAATCTGTCACTTGTCGTtatactgtttttctttttttgctacatttctgagaaacttgccatgtttaaacctTTATACAATAAgctgcaaaatattttttgtctgCTTTGTTTATTCCAGGCCCATTATAGGGAAGTTTGTCCCTGTAcatcacagggaagttggtcaaggtccatcataaggaagttggtccaggtccatcacagtgaagctggtccAGGCCCATCACAGAGAAGTTGCTTCAtgtccatcacagggaagttggtccaggtccatcataaggaagttgacccaggtccatcacagtgaagctggtccaggtccatcacagggaagttggtccaggtccatcttGAGGGATGTTGGTCCAGGCTCATCATAAGAAatttggtccaggtccatcacaggggAAGCTGGCCCAGGTCCATCATAAGAAATACCAGTCTGCACACACTCTGCTTTGGTCTGGACCCAAATGAATGGTCAAGCGATACATCActgtttcaatttaatttcattgattcattcattaatCTGTTTATACTATAATTTAAGAGGGTGGGACATGGAACAGCAGTTTAAGAAAGATGTTTAGTAGGGGATTGACTTTTACCATGTTAAGCTATGGAGACTGACTGAGTGTGGGTCGTTAAGGCCACTTATTTGgaaaatatattgaaatatatGTTAAGTGTCaacataatttttttttctgtcaattttgaatatgtacatatatttcaaaatgtattgtgaacatatttttcaaatactgtatttacTGTTACAGCTATAAAAATGGCAGAATCATCGATATGCTTGATATTTCCATTCCATAACCGTGAGGTGGGCTACACACTTCACAATGACAGCAAAGAGTTGTCATCGTTATGTGCTTTGTCCATCAGACAACGCAGCTTTCTGCGGCAAGACACGCATGCTGCTTGACTTGGTTCCACTTCTTATTTACCACATAACGATAATACTGGAAATTTAAATGAAGgatcaatattttatttaattttaaaatatccAGTCCTCGGTCgggtatattttataatattttataacatATCATTAATGGTACTTCCAAAAGGTTTTATTAGATATATTGGTGCTGGGTAATAAGTCTTAGTGAATGTCTGATAACAACTCTTTGCCGTCATTGTCAAGCGTGTAGCCCACCTCAAACATGGGATTGCCATGTGGATCACACTGTCCaccaggctcggactggtaatctgtacaaccgggcaaatgccGGTGGGCGTGACCtcgtgacattttttttttttttaaagttatttagcctatttacgGCCCGtcatgcagttgcatccatttggcttggggggtgacaggtcaatcattttggcctcttcatgacaggttcagtgtgtgttacgatcgcgcccccctgccccatcTCTCAAGTAGCCtagatttgtccaagcagccgctaggtttgtggggaaatatagcctacaag
It encodes:
- the LOC125289219 gene encoding kelch-like protein 33 isoform X1, producing the protein MSRFSPMKTQQDPEKDVPIRQRMALFQSNAEDRVDIRGGRRGGRGGGGERGVMDKGRGGRGEESSSSLHPSPKTTPGPPNPPAAQPLTPDPPTVTPTLCPASDPDLHPYSLSSHCDSLFNALRGLLGEELLTDCDLHLRGNCIRFHWVVLAAVSERVEAWLRTGEAGLQEALQQLSAGHVTVVGLRALLDFAYCGGILGSPAEGGALDAVTSACRYLGVPRLTQVCKGDGATCGANERKQSLEVIRRLWVSRAGCDVLIKTENGECIPAHRVVLAAGGDYFRALFCGGLRECGQDVVFLRGVTSSTLRPLLDFLYSGTLELGWACVWEVTEAAMQFQLQGALSLCLAFLQERMDNSSCLDVLALAEAYGLGELVQAAEGYILAHFQNVAEGEKFCDLPLAQLERLLERDSLSAESEIVVFRAVLCWIEDDREGRLFYLPRLLQMVRLPLMSPSELWEVRSCDLLQQTRAGRPALLKVEDILEGNQVHPDCRPRTANQNATYSSMENVPIYRCCFGKQQTALIHRLLISPRLDGVRRQVLVLVGGDCVDENFTRREPNRSLWVARRFLKGPGLIRTVEWRPLAQLPDPPRFRHCVCVHQNKLYIIGGRKYYGSLDILKSAMRFDPVQGNWERLPDMASPRDYFAAVCLDGKVFALGGNRDDIHYLDTVEYFTPEDNTWRLAHPLDVGLCGHAATVWDGEIFVSGGCDANFHCFSSLWHYHPKRGCSPRASMAAGTGRAGHVMLSAAAGLVVAGGLQPSWRGYSDQLQCEIYCPRRNTWTLFPVLPRPHLSPAAAEVDGQLYVLGGSSADTARDTAWVHRYDPREGRWDKLGAMPRPYADLCACALQLPAGVQV
- the LOC125289219 gene encoding kelch-like protein 33 isoform X3, whose translation is MSRFSPMKTQQDPEKDVPIRQRMALFQSNAEDRVDIRGGRRGGRGGGGERGVMDKGRGGRGEESSSSLHPSPKTTPGPPNPPAAQPLTPDPPTVTPTLCPASDPDLHPYSLSSHCDSLFNALRGLLGEELLTDCDLHLRGNCIRFHWVVLAAVSERVEAWLRTGEAGLQEALQQLSAGHVTVVGLRALLDFAYCGGILGSPAEGGALDAVTSACRYLGVPRLTQVCKGDGATCGANERKQSLEVIRRLWVSRAGCDVLIKTENGECIPAHRVVLAAGGDYFRALFCGGLRECGQDVVFLRGVTSSTLRPLLDFLYSGTLELGWACVWEVTEAAMQFQLQGALSLCLAFLQERMDNSSCLDVLALAEAYGLGELVQAAEGYILAHFQNVAEGEKFCDLPLAQLERLLERDSLSAESEIVVFRAVLCWIEDDREGRLFYLPRLLQMVRLPLMSPSELWEVRSCDLLQQTRAGRPALLKVEDILEGNQVHPDCRPRTANQVLVLVGGDCVDENFTRREPNRSLWVARRFLKGPGLIRTVEWRPLAQLPDPPRFRHCVCVHQNKLYIIGGRKYYGSLDILKSAMRFDPVQGNWERLPDMASPRDYFAAVCLDGKVFALGGNRDDIHYLDTVEYFTPEDNTWRLAHPLDVGLCGHAATVWDGEIFVSGGCDANFHCFSSLWHYHPKRGCSPRASMAAGTGRAGHVMLSAAAGLVVAGGLQPSWRGYSDQLQCEIYCPRRNTWTLFPVLPRPHLSPAAAEVDGQLYVLGGSSADTARDTAWVHRYDPREGRWDKLGAMPRPYADLCACALQLPAGVQV
- the LOC125289219 gene encoding kelch-like protein 33 isoform X2; translated protein: MSRFSPMKTQQDPEKDVPIRQRMALFQSNAEDRVDIRGGRRGGRGGGGERGVMDKGRGGRGEESSSSLHPSPKTTPGPPNPPAAQPLTPDPPTVTPTLCPASDPDLHPYSLSSHCDSLFNALRGLLGEELLTDCDLHLRGNCIRFHWVVLAAVSERVEAWLRTGEAGLQEALQQLSAGHVTVVGLRALLDFAYCGGILGSPAEGGALDAVTSACRYLGVPRLTQVCKGDGATCGANERKQSLEVIRRLWVSRAGCDVLIKTENGECIPAHRVVLAAGGDYFRALFCGGLRECGQDVVFLRGVTSSTLRPLLDFLYSGTLELGWACVWEVTEAAMQFQLQGALSLCLAFLQERMDNSSCLDVLALAEAYGLGELVQAAEGYILAHFQNVAEGEKFCDLPLAQLERLLERDSLSAESEIVVFRAVLCWIEDDREGRLFYLPRLLQMVRLPLMSPSELWEVRSCDLLQQTRAGRPALLKVEDILEGNQVHPDCRPRTANQSHLLLLSLCVAAQVLVLVGGDCVDENFTRREPNRSLWVARRFLKGPGLIRTVEWRPLAQLPDPPRFRHCVCVHQNKLYIIGGRKYYGSLDILKSAMRFDPVQGNWERLPDMASPRDYFAAVCLDGKVFALGGNRDDIHYLDTVEYFTPEDNTWRLAHPLDVGLCGHAATVWDGEIFVSGGCDANFHCFSSLWHYHPKRGCSPRASMAAGTGRAGHVMLSAAAGLVVAGGLQPSWRGYSDQLQCEIYCPRRNTWTLFPVLPRPHLSPAAAEVDGQLYVLGGSSADTARDTAWVHRYDPREGRWDKLGAMPRPYADLCACALQLPAGVQV